The following proteins come from a genomic window of Ailuropoda melanoleuca isolate Jingjing chromosome 2, ASM200744v2, whole genome shotgun sequence:
- the CTLA4 gene encoding cytotoxic T-lymphocyte protein 4 isoform X1 — translation MACFGFRRHGAQLDLASRTWPCTALFSLLFIPVFSKGMHVAQPAVVLASSRGVASFVCEYGSSGNAAEVRVTVLRRAGSQVTEVCAATYTVEDELAFLDDSTCTGTSSGNKVNLTIQGLRAMDTGLYICKVELMYPPPYYVGMGNGTQIYVIDPEPCPDSDFLLWTLAAVSSGLFFYSFLITAVSLSKMLKKRSPLTTGVYVKMPPTEPECEKQFQPYFIPIN, via the exons ATGGCTTGCTTTGGATTCCGGAGGCATGGGGCTCAGCTGGACCTGGCTTCTAGGACCTGGCCCTGCACcgctctgttttctcttctatttatcCCAGTCTTCTCCAAAG GGATGCACGTGGCCCAGCCTGCAGTGGTGCTGGCCAGCAGCCGCGGTGTTGCCAGCTTTGTGTGTGAGTATGGGTCTTCAGGCAACGCCGCCGAGGTCCGGGTGACGGTGCTGCGGCGGGCCGGCAGCCAGGTGACTGAAGTCTGCGCCGCCACATACACAGTGGAGGATGAGTTGGCCTTCCTAGATGATTCCACCTGCACTGGCACCTCCAGTGGAAACAAAGTGAACCTCACCATCCAAGGGTTGAGGGCCATGGACACGGGGCTCTATATCTGCAAGGTGGAGCTCATGTACCCGCCACCCTACTATGTAGGCATGGGCAATGGAACCCAGATTTATGTTATCG ATCCTGAACCTTGCCCAGACTCTGACTTCCTCCTCTGGACCCTTGCCGCAGTCAGTTCGGGGCTGTTTTTTTATAGCTTCCTTATCACAGCTGTTTCTTTGAGCAAAATG CTAAAGAAAAGAAGCCCTCTTACTACAGGGGTCTATGTGAAAATGCCCCCAACAGAGCCAGAATGTGAAAAGCAATTTCAGCCTTATTTTATTCCCATCAATTGA
- the CTLA4 gene encoding cytotoxic T-lymphocyte protein 4 isoform X2 → MACFGFRRHGAQLDLASRTWPCTALFSLLFIPVFSKGMHVAQPAVVLASSRGVASFVCEYGSSGNAAEVRVTVLRRAGSQVTEVCAATYTVEDELAFLDDSTCTGTSSGNKVNLTIQGLRAMDTGLYICKVELMYPPPYYVGMGNGTQIYVIAKEKKPSYYRGLCENAPNRARM, encoded by the exons ATGGCTTGCTTTGGATTCCGGAGGCATGGGGCTCAGCTGGACCTGGCTTCTAGGACCTGGCCCTGCACcgctctgttttctcttctatttatcCCAGTCTTCTCCAAAG GGATGCACGTGGCCCAGCCTGCAGTGGTGCTGGCCAGCAGCCGCGGTGTTGCCAGCTTTGTGTGTGAGTATGGGTCTTCAGGCAACGCCGCCGAGGTCCGGGTGACGGTGCTGCGGCGGGCCGGCAGCCAGGTGACTGAAGTCTGCGCCGCCACATACACAGTGGAGGATGAGTTGGCCTTCCTAGATGATTCCACCTGCACTGGCACCTCCAGTGGAAACAAAGTGAACCTCACCATCCAAGGGTTGAGGGCCATGGACACGGGGCTCTATATCTGCAAGGTGGAGCTCATGTACCCGCCACCCTACTATGTAGGCATGGGCAATGGAACCCAGATTTATGTTATCG CTAAAGAAAAGAAGCCCTCTTACTACAGGGGTCTATGTGAAAATGCCCCCAACAGAGCCAGAATGTGA